Below is a window of Streptomyces sp. ITFR-16 DNA.
CGGGGGCACGCTCCGGACTTCTCAGACCATGATGAGCAGCCGCGTCTTCGCCTTGAGCTTCCTGTTCACCGAGCGGCTCTGCACATAGACCTCCAGCTCGGGGTTGTTCCCCGCCTTCACGGAGACGGTGCCCCTGACCCCCGTACCGAACAGGAGGCTGCGCGCCGCGTCGCCGGTGTAGGCGCGGTCGGTGTTCTTCTCGACGACGATGACCTCCTTGTCGGGCTGGACCTGGACCCGGCTGCCCAACTGGTAGTAGCAGGAGCCCCGTTCGTAGGTGACGCCCGGGTGCGAGTCGACGAAGGCGCGGATCTCGGTCTCGGTGTCGACCTTGAGGAGGCGGTACTTGTCGGCCGGGACCGGTTCGAGATGGGCCCGCACGTCGTCCACCGATATGTCCTGGCCGACCGCGAACAGGTTCTTCGTGCCGCGCACGCCCTGCTCGCGGCCCCGCAGGAAGCTGGTGGCGGCGGCCCGTACCGTGCCGATCGCCTCCTCGACGCCCTCCTGGGAGTCGGCGTCCCAGATGGCGATGTTGCCCGCCGGGAAGCCGTAGTTCTGCGCGGTGCGCTTCGCCAGGGAGTTGGGGACGAGGATCGCGGAGGTCCAGTGGCCCGGGAGGGCGCCCATCTTCGCCGCGATCCGGTCGAGCCAGGGGCCGAGGACGGTCATGTCGCCGTCGTGCCGCCGGTCGCCACCGGAGGCGTTCTCCTCGCCGTCCGTCACGACGATCTGGAGGAAGCTGTGCTCGCCGTACTCCTCCCAGATGTGGCCGAGGTCGTCCAGGGACTTCAGCGAGGCCTCGATCAGCGCGGTGGCGCCGTTGTTGACCTTGTAGAGGCCGCGCATGGACGGCAGGTGCTTCACGTCCATGTCCCAGACCAGGTTCTCCACCCGGTGGTCGAAGGAGTAGAGGCTGATCCGGGTCTCGTGGCCGAGGCTGTCCGACTCGGCCTTCAGCCCCGCCACGAACTCGTCCACGACACGGATCAGCTGGTGCTGGTGCTGATGCATGGAACCGGAACAGTCCACGACCAGCGCGACGTGGTTCACCTTGTGCTGGATCCTGTTGGCGGGCATGCGCGTGCTCCTTCTCCGTGGCTCCCCCGGGTCCCCGAGTGATGTCCTCACGGTAGGGGGAGGCACTGACAACGGAGCCCGTCGCCGGAGCCGGGCAACGGAGGCCGACGACGGAGCCCCGCAAGGGAGCCTGACGTCGGATCAGCCGCCGTCCGGCGGCCAGGCGCCGACCCAGACGCGGGTGACGGCGCTGATGTAGCGCGCCCCGCAGCGGTCGGTGGGCACCACCAGCTGGCTGCCGGCGCCGTCGAGGTCGGCGCCGTCCAGCCGGGTGGCCAGCAGCACCGGGGCGTCACCGAAGTCGGCGTCCAGCTCCGCCCAGGACAGCACCGTGTGGTGCCCGTCCCGGCCGGCCACGGCCAGCAGGAAGCGCGAGCGGTCCTTGCGCCGGCGGGGGTCGAACACCGGTCCCGCGTCCAGCACCACGTCCCGCAGCAGCGGGCCCTCGAACCGGTGGTGCCGGGAGCCGCTGGTGGCGCAGTCGAAGACCACCTCGGCGTGGCGCTGCTCCCAGCGCGCCCGCAGGTCTCCGACCGTCAGGGTGCCGGGGCGGTCGATGTCCCCGAGGAGGGCCAGGGCGGCGGGCCGCACGGACTTCGCTGGGGGTGGCGCGCTGAGACGACTCATCGGATTCCCCGAGTAGGACGGCCCGCCGGGCGGCTGTCAGAAGGTATGCCCGGACGCCGGCCGACGGAATCGCGAAGTGCGGCGAAAAGCGGCCCGCAGGCTTGCATCCGGGAGAGCGATCACCAGTTTCCGCCCTCGGGTGCGTCCGGGACCCCCAGCGAAAAGCACGAGCCCCGAGGGTGCCGGCTGGAGGATCAACCAAGAGATGTACCGGCCACTTCTCCTTGCATTTACGATGACTCGACTCATGCTCACCTCGTGAATGTGAGATAGCGGGTCTCCCGGCCCGCCCGGCAGTCGCGCAAGGAGCCACACCATGCACGTCGAACACCTCCTCCAGCTCGAATCGCTCGACCTCGGCCTCCTGTGGGGCGACGAGCGTCTGCTGTCCCGGGAGATCAGCGGGGTCACCGCCACGGACCTGGAGGACCCCGCGCGCTTCCTCCAGCGGGGCGAGGTCGTGCTCAGCGGGCTGGTGTGGTGGGACCCGGCGGACGACCCGGCGAAGGTGGACCGGTTCGTCTCCGCACTCCAGTCGGCCGGGGCCGCCGCGCTCCTGGCGGGCGAGGAGACCCACGGCGGTGTGCCCGACGTTCTCGTCGACGCCTGCCGGGCCCGGCAGGTCACACTCATCTCCGTACCCGCGCAGACCAGCTTCCGGGCCGTCACCGACGCGGTCTACCTGCGGCAGTGGGGCGACCTCAGCCGCCGCCCCACCGACCACTACGCGCTGCCGGAGAACGTACGCAACGAGCTGAGCGCGCTGGTCGGGGGCGGCGCCGGCCCCGACACCCTGCTGGACCGGGCCTTCGCGCACCTGGGCACCCCGGCCGCGTACCTCCTCAGCTCCACCGGGCGCACCCTCGCCCGCACCGCCTCGGCGCCGCCGCTGACCGCCCGGCAGGGCGCCCGGTGTCTGCGCCGGTCCACCGGGGCCACCCTGCGCGTCGAGGCGGAGGGCTCCCCCTACGCGGCCCGCCATCTCCATCTGCCGGACATCGCGGGGGCGCCGCCCCGGGTGCTGCACGAGCTGGCCGACGTGCTCGCCCGGCACCGGCAGGGCACCGCCCGCGACGAGGAAGCGGCGCGGCTCCGGGCGCGGGCGCTCGTCTCGCTGATGGAGTCCCCGGCTTCCGACGGAGGCTCCCTGGGGCCCGCGCTGTCGGTGTGCGGGCTGCCGGGACGGGGCCCCTACGAGGTGGTCGCGGCCCGGCTCGGCGGTGACGAGGACGCGGGCACGGCGGCGGACGCCCTGGCCGAGGCCCTGCACCACGGCTCCCGGCCCTTCGCGGTGGCCGCGCTGGACGGCGGGGAGGCGGTGGCCGTGGTGCAGGGCGACGCCGGACCCCAGGCGCTCTCCGCACTGTGGCCCGTCCTGCACGCCTGCCACCCCGGCGCCGCGCTGCACGGCGGGGCGGGGGCCGCCGTCCGGGACCCCGAGGGGCTGCGCGCCGGGCTGGTCCAGGCGCGTTACGCGCTCGCGGCGGCCGGGACGGAGGCGCCCTCGGCGGCCCGGTTCACCTCGATGGACGACCTCACCGGCCTGCGCGCCCTGCTCGCCGGCCTTCCCCGGGACGTGCGCGAGGTCTACAGCTCCCGCGCGCTGGGTCCGCTGCTCGACGGGAAGGACGCCTCGCGGCGCACCCTGCTGGAGACCCTGGAGGTCTTCCTCGCGCACAGCGGTTCCTGGGCGCGGACCGCCGAGGCGCTGCACCTCCACGTCAACACGGTCCACTACCGGGTCGGGCGCATCGAGCTGCTGACCGGCCGCGATCTCTCGCGCCTCGACCACCGGCTCGACCTCCAGGCGGCGCTGCTGTGCCGCTGAGCGGGCCGGGGCGGCTCAGCCCCGGGCACCCGGCCGGTCGATGTGCACGTTCGTCGACTTCACCCGGGCCGTGGCCAGCACGCCGACCGCCAGGCCGAGTTCGTCGACGGACTCGCGGCTGATCAGCGAAACCAGCCGGTGCGGCCCGGACTGGATCTCCACCTGGGCCACCACGTCGTCGGCCTTCACCGCGGTGACGATCCCGGCGAAGGAGTTGCGTACCGAGGTCAGCACCTCGCCGGGCACCGGATGCAGGCCCCGCGCCCGCTCGGCGGCGAAGCCGGCGAGGCTGACGCCGTCGATCACCCGGTTCCCCGCAC
It encodes the following:
- a CDS encoding helix-turn-helix domain-containing protein; the encoded protein is MHVEHLLQLESLDLGLLWGDERLLSREISGVTATDLEDPARFLQRGEVVLSGLVWWDPADDPAKVDRFVSALQSAGAAALLAGEETHGGVPDVLVDACRARQVTLISVPAQTSFRAVTDAVYLRQWGDLSRRPTDHYALPENVRNELSALVGGGAGPDTLLDRAFAHLGTPAAYLLSSTGRTLARTASAPPLTARQGARCLRRSTGATLRVEAEGSPYAARHLHLPDIAGAPPRVLHELADVLARHRQGTARDEEAARLRARALVSLMESPASDGGSLGPALSVCGLPGRGPYEVVAARLGGDEDAGTAADALAEALHHGSRPFAVAALDGGEAVAVVQGDAGPQALSALWPVLHACHPGAALHGGAGAAVRDPEGLRAGLVQARYALAAAGTEAPSAARFTSMDDLTGLRALLAGLPRDVREVYSSRALGPLLDGKDASRRTLLETLEVFLAHSGSWARTAEALHLHVNTVHYRVGRIELLTGRDLSRLDHRLDLQAALLCR
- a CDS encoding vWA domain-containing protein produces the protein MPANRIQHKVNHVALVVDCSGSMHQHQHQLIRVVDEFVAGLKAESDSLGHETRISLYSFDHRVENLVWDMDVKHLPSMRGLYKVNNGATALIEASLKSLDDLGHIWEEYGEHSFLQIVVTDGEENASGGDRRHDGDMTVLGPWLDRIAAKMGALPGHWTSAILVPNSLAKRTAQNYGFPAGNIAIWDADSQEGVEEAIGTVRAAATSFLRGREQGVRGTKNLFAVGQDISVDDVRAHLEPVPADKYRLLKVDTETEIRAFVDSHPGVTYERGSCYYQLGSRVQVQPDKEVIVVEKNTDRAYTGDAARSLLFGTGVRGTVSVKAGNNPELEVYVQSRSVNRKLKAKTRLLIMV
- a CDS encoding molybdopterin-dependent oxidoreductase → MSRLSAPPPAKSVRPAALALLGDIDRPGTLTVGDLRARWEQRHAEVVFDCATSGSRHHRFEGPLLRDVVLDAGPVFDPRRRKDRSRFLLAVAGRDGHHTVLSWAELDADFGDAPVLLATRLDGADLDGAGSQLVVPTDRCGARYISAVTRVWVGAWPPDGG
- a CDS encoding TOBE domain-containing protein, coding for MPSYSIGQAAELLAVSPETVRRWADGGHLAMDRGGAGNRVIDGVSLAGFAAERARGLHPVPGEVLTSVRNSFAGIVTAVKADDVVAQVEIQSGPHRLVSLISRESVDELGLAVGVLATARVKSTNVHIDRPGARG